The Nitratidesulfovibrio sp. SRB-5 genome includes a window with the following:
- a CDS encoding PAS domain-containing protein — protein MQDANDAGSRECPEDAESSELLCRKNRQADPVDPDVPASPDVPAIPDVPAIPDGQSAGPAEQLRREAELFRGVFRNMNAGVMVLRPVRAHGDDCADFTLLDINPAGERLSRLTRAESTGSLLSGLLPVPVAATLRQALARAWRSGIAEHLPSFLYSDKIRGCWRHYFISRADSGDLLLIYEDVTERYMALANLAAGEEKYRALVENTPDIVMRFGGDLRLSYVNAAVVPYLGPPEALMGRGLGELGLAPQVADFWARQLRGVLESGRPVQTDYVFHGTAGRVLFDWRLVPELGVDGGVSSVLSLLRDVTRQRSTEHDFRTLFRKLITSFAVHEVLLDAGGRPVDFRFLTVNPAFEAMAGRRAEDVLGRTASEVFGPQDSAWIAVLGRVALTGEPLHTERYSRNMGKWLEMTVYRVRERQFAIIAADITERRNARRERRLSAARLSALHRLSRMDAAPERSIMRFALEQAVRLTGSELGYLALVDGGRVPSDGVLWSHLVMEPGRLATPSGALPEVGRDGGTAGGAAGEAGGRATVAGPWSEVVRSGQPEIRNGASAGGAGASGLSGLPGESGAEPAHRVGGMSLWRHLAVPVLEEGRLVAVAGVANKDLPYERADRRQLELFMHGMWEHIARRRAMVSLRRAKDAAEAANRSKDEFLANMSHELRTPLNGVLGMLQLLDGPDLSDERRGYLRTAVESGHALLRIIDDLLDISALGAGGSGLRDEPFDPAAVLRQVAEMVDPAARRRGLALGLIADALPRRVRGDAARLRQVLYNLVANGVKFTHQGGVDILACPVGGDRLLFTVRDTGIGIPEEKLPVVCEPFAQVDGSSTRRYQGAGLGLGIVRRQVARMGGTMTMESEEGVGTSVHVCLPLPKVDAANGTSGVNGVNGVKGAGRANGVNGRAHDGAHRAGLASPASPASPASGESCAECRAATEAVARELRALRVLVAEDDLINRLTVQRMLEREGHRAVCVENGADAVRAAGEADYDIILMDIQMPGMDGTEAARRINDLARSTGRTRPPIVALTAHALRGDRERFLESGMDDYIAKPLERDVLRRVLQRLSN, from the coding sequence ATGCAGGATGCAAACGACGCGGGCAGCCGTGAATGTCCGGAAGACGCGGAGTCTTCGGAACTGCTCTGCCGCAAGAATCGGCAGGCCGATCCGGTCGATCCGGACGTGCCAGCCAGCCCGGACGTGCCAGCCATCCCGGACGTGCCAGCCATCCCGGACGGGCAATCAGCCGGTCCGGCGGAACAGTTGCGGCGCGAGGCCGAACTGTTTCGCGGCGTATTCCGCAACATGAACGCGGGCGTGATGGTGTTGCGCCCCGTGCGCGCCCATGGGGACGACTGCGCCGACTTCACCCTGCTGGACATCAACCCGGCGGGCGAACGGCTGAGCCGTCTGACCCGCGCGGAATCTACCGGCAGCCTGTTGTCCGGCCTGCTGCCCGTCCCGGTGGCCGCCACCCTGCGCCAGGCACTGGCCCGTGCGTGGCGCAGCGGCATTGCCGAGCATCTTCCCTCCTTTCTCTACAGCGACAAGATACGCGGCTGCTGGCGCCACTACTTCATCAGCCGCGCCGATTCGGGCGACCTGCTGCTGATCTACGAGGACGTCACCGAACGCTACATGGCCCTGGCCAACCTGGCGGCCGGAGAGGAAAAGTACCGCGCCCTGGTGGAAAACACCCCGGACATCGTCATGCGCTTTGGCGGCGATCTGCGCCTTAGCTACGTCAACGCCGCCGTCGTTCCCTATCTGGGACCGCCGGAAGCGCTGATGGGGCGCGGGCTGGGGGAACTGGGCCTTGCACCGCAGGTGGCGGATTTCTGGGCGCGCCAGTTGCGCGGGGTGCTGGAATCGGGCCGTCCGGTGCAGACCGACTACGTGTTTCACGGTACTGCCGGGCGGGTGCTGTTCGACTGGCGGCTGGTGCCCGAGCTCGGTGTGGACGGGGGCGTATCCTCCGTGCTCAGCCTGCTGCGCGACGTGACCCGCCAGCGCTCCACGGAGCATGACTTCCGCACCCTGTTCCGCAAGCTGATCACCAGTTTCGCCGTGCACGAGGTGCTGCTGGACGCCGGGGGGCGGCCCGTGGATTTCCGGTTTCTGACGGTGAATCCGGCCTTCGAGGCCATGGCTGGCCGCCGGGCGGAAGACGTGCTGGGACGCACGGCCAGCGAGGTGTTCGGCCCGCAGGACTCGGCATGGATCGCCGTGCTGGGCCGGGTGGCCCTGACCGGTGAGCCGCTGCACACGGAACGCTATTCCCGCAACATGGGAAAATGGCTGGAGATGACCGTGTACCGGGTGCGCGAACGCCAGTTCGCCATCATTGCCGCGGACATCACCGAACGCCGCAACGCCCGGCGCGAGCGCAGGCTGAGCGCGGCGCGGCTGTCGGCCCTGCATCGCTTGTCGCGCATGGACGCGGCGCCAGAACGGTCGATCATGCGCTTTGCGCTGGAACAGGCAGTGCGCCTGACCGGCAGCGAATTGGGGTATCTTGCCCTGGTGGACGGCGGGCGCGTGCCTTCGGACGGCGTGCTGTGGTCGCATCTGGTGATGGAGCCGGGGAGGCTGGCAACGCCTTCGGGCGCCCTGCCTGAGGTCGGGAGAGACGGCGGGACAGCCGGCGGGGCAGCCGGTGAGGCAGGCGGCAGGGCAACCGTGGCGGGGCCGTGGTCTGAAGTTGTGCGCTCCGGCCAGCCGGAAATCCGCAACGGAGCCTCTGCCGGGGGGGCTGGCGCGTCTGGCCTGTCTGGCCTGCCGGGCGAGTCGGGCGCGGAACCGGCCCACCGCGTGGGCGGCATGTCGCTGTGGCGTCACCTGGCCGTGCCCGTGCTGGAAGAGGGGCGGCTGGTGGCCGTGGCGGGCGTGGCCAACAAGGACCTGCCCTACGAGCGGGCCGACCGCCGCCAGCTTGAGCTGTTCATGCACGGCATGTGGGAACACATCGCGCGGCGGCGGGCCATGGTCTCGTTGCGGCGCGCCAAGGACGCCGCCGAGGCGGCCAACCGCTCCAAGGACGAATTTCTGGCCAACATGAGCCACGAACTGCGCACCCCGCTCAACGGAGTGCTGGGCATGCTGCAACTGCTGGACGGTCCGGACCTGAGCGACGAGCGGCGCGGCTACCTGCGCACGGCGGTGGAATCCGGCCATGCCCTGCTGCGCATCATCGACGACCTGCTGGATATTTCCGCGCTGGGGGCGGGCGGATCGGGCCTGCGCGACGAGCCGTTCGACCCGGCGGCGGTACTGCGCCAGGTGGCCGAAATGGTGGATCCGGCAGCGCGGCGGCGCGGGCTGGCGCTGGGGCTCATCGCCGATGCGCTGCCCCGGCGGGTGCGCGGCGATGCGGCGCGGCTGCGCCAGGTGCTGTACAATCTGGTAGCCAACGGGGTGAAGTTCACGCATCAGGGCGGCGTGGACATCCTGGCCTGCCCCGTGGGCGGCGACAGGCTGCTGTTCACCGTGCGCGACACGGGCATCGGCATTCCGGAAGAAAAGTTGCCCGTGGTCTGCGAACCCTTCGCGCAGGTGGATGGTTCATCCACCCGGCGCTACCAGGGGGCCGGGCTGGGCCTTGGCATCGTGCGCCGCCAGGTGGCGCGCATGGGCGGCACCATGACCATGGAGAGCGAGGAAGGCGTGGGCACCTCCGTCCATGTCTGCCTGCCGTTGCCAAAGGTGGACGCCGCCAACGGAACGAGCGGGGTGAACGGGGTGAACGGGGTGAAGGGGGCGGGCAGGGCAAACGGCGTGAACGGCAGGGCGCATGACGGAGCCCATCGCGCCGGTTTGGCATCCCCCGCATCTCCCGCATCTCCCGCATCTGGGGAATCCTGCGCGGAGTGCCGCGCGGCCACGGAGGCGGTGGCCCGGGAATTGCGGGCGTTGCGGGTGCTGGTGGCGGAAGACGACCTTATCAACCGGCTTACGGTGCAACGCATGCTGGAACGCGAAGGCCACCGGGCGGTGTGCGTGGAAAACGGGGCCGATGCTGTGCGCGCGGCGGGCGAGGCGGACTATGACATCATCCTCATGGACATCCAGATGCCCGGCATGGACGGCACCGAGGCCGCCCGGCGCATCAACGACCTTGCGCGCAGCACGGGCCGGACCCGCCCGCCCATCGTGGCCCTGACCGCCCATGCCCTGCGCGGCGACCGCGAACGGTTCCTGGAGTCGGGCATGGACGACTACATCGCCAAGCCCCTGGAGCGCGACGTGCTGCGCCGGGTATTGCAACGCTTGTCGAACTGA
- a CDS encoding YicC/YloC family endoribonuclease, translating to MLRSMTGFGRSFLEDADWTQTWEVRSVNGRHLDMKWRLPVFVRNLEPRFEKVVRKFATRGRVDITLGLQLRRGDLGVVGFNQTQASAMLDTLATFAAARGDAYSPDYNRMLGLSFLWEDAGAEPDEELLAGLEAGLAAALEDWNESRAREAKALAMDMTSRIIRMDEWVARIEERAPDIKEERFQSVRDRLSELLERAGSELDEGRFLQEITLLADKLDVSEELTRLRAHLDRLRELMDQGGDAGKRLDFTLQECFREINTCGNKIQDAQISRLVVDFKSELEKYREQVQNIE from the coding sequence ATGCTCAGAAGCATGACCGGTTTCGGACGCAGCTTCCTTGAAGACGCCGACTGGACGCAGACCTGGGAAGTGCGCAGCGTGAATGGCCGTCACCTCGACATGAAGTGGCGGCTTCCCGTTTTCGTGCGCAATCTTGAGCCGCGCTTTGAAAAGGTGGTGCGCAAGTTCGCCACGCGGGGCCGGGTGGACATCACCCTGGGGCTGCAACTGCGCCGGGGCGACCTGGGCGTGGTGGGCTTCAACCAGACCCAGGCCTCGGCCATGCTGGATACCCTGGCCACCTTCGCCGCCGCGCGCGGCGATGCCTACAGCCCGGACTACAACCGCATGCTCGGCCTGTCCTTCCTGTGGGAGGACGCAGGCGCGGAGCCGGACGAGGAACTGCTGGCCGGGCTGGAAGCGGGCCTTGCCGCCGCGCTTGAAGACTGGAACGAATCGCGCGCCCGCGAGGCCAAGGCGCTGGCCATGGACATGACCTCGCGCATCATCCGCATGGACGAGTGGGTGGCCCGCATCGAGGAGCGCGCCCCGGACATCAAGGAAGAACGCTTCCAGAGTGTGCGCGACCGTTTGTCCGAACTGCTGGAGCGCGCCGGGAGCGAACTGGACGAAGGGCGCTTCCTGCAGGAAATCACCCTGCTGGCCGACAAGCTGGACGTGAGCGAGGAACTGACCCGCCTGCGCGCCCACCTGGACCGGCTGCGCGAACTCATGGACCAGGGCGGCGACGCGGGCAAGCGCCTGGACTTCACGCTTCAGGAATGCTTCCGCGAGATCAATACCTGCGGCAACAAGATTCAGGACGCGCAGATTTCTCGCCTGGTGGTGGACTTCAAGAGCGAACTGGAAAAGTACCGCGAGCAGGTGCAGAACATCGAATAG
- a CDS encoding DUF370 domain-containing protein: protein MQQKSSSQKLINVGFGNFVVASRVVAIVNPSSSPMRRLREDARQEGRLVDATQGRKTRSIIITDSNHVILSAIQAETVGQRYTQEDAD from the coding sequence ATGCAGCAGAAATCGTCATCGCAAAAACTCATCAACGTGGGCTTCGGCAACTTTGTCGTGGCCTCGCGCGTGGTGGCCATCGTCAACCCGTCGTCGTCGCCCATGCGCCGTCTGCGCGAGGACGCGCGGCAGGAGGGGCGGCTGGTGGACGCCACCCAGGGCCGCAAGACCCGCTCCATCATCATCACCGATTCGAACCACGTCATCCTTTCGGCCATTCAGGCCGAAACCGTGGGCCAACGCTACACGCAGGAGGACGCCGACTGA
- the gmk gene encoding guanylate kinase produces MARQRSGIVLVLCAPSGTGKTTLTKRLLAEFSRFAYSISYTTRQPRTGEVNGRDYHFVTVAEFTRLRDEGFFAEWAEVHGNFYGTPLQATLDMLRDGRDVIFDIDVQGASQLRGSLRQGCYVFILPPSRAELERRLRARGTDDEPTIQRRLANAAKELDQAHWFNAWIVNEDLETAYDELRAAYIAATLSPSCSPDLVGGLMDGWREGR; encoded by the coding sequence ATGGCCCGCCAACGATCCGGCATCGTGCTCGTGCTGTGCGCCCCCTCGGGCACCGGCAAGACCACCCTGACCAAACGCCTGCTCGCGGAATTTTCCCGCTTTGCCTATTCCATTTCCTACACCACCCGCCAGCCGCGCACGGGCGAGGTGAACGGCCGCGACTACCACTTCGTCACGGTGGCCGAATTCACCCGCCTGCGTGACGAAGGCTTTTTCGCCGAATGGGCGGAGGTGCACGGCAACTTCTACGGCACCCCGCTGCAAGCCACCCTGGACATGCTGCGCGACGGGCGCGACGTGATCTTCGACATCGACGTGCAGGGCGCAAGCCAGTTGCGCGGCAGCCTGCGCCAGGGGTGTTACGTGTTCATCCTGCCACCCTCGCGGGCGGAACTGGAGCGCCGCCTGCGCGCGCGCGGCACCGATGACGAACCCACCATCCAGCGCCGCCTGGCCAATGCCGCCAAGGAACTGGACCAGGCCCACTGGTTCAACGCCTGGATCGTCAACGAAGACCTGGAAACCGCCTATGACGAACTGCGGGCCGCGTACATCGCGGCCACGCTGTCGCCCTCGTGCAGCCCTGACCTCGTGGGGGGGCTGATGGACGGGTGGCGGGAAGGACGGTGA
- the pyrF gene encoding orotidine-5'-phosphate decarboxylase, with amino-acid sequence MAELVIALDYPTMDAALATARALRGAANEADGAGGRLWMKVGLELFTASGPEVVARLKDMGFPVFLDLKFHDIPNTVRGAVRSAVATGADMCNIHLPGGERMCRAAVEGLAEGAAARGHGAAPILLGVTVLTSVAPGELPGGADPSAEAARLAVCGREWGLGGVVCSGYEAAGIKQRCGRDFICLTPGIRPAAPQGNGSGGDDQRRVMTPAEAVRAGSDYLVVGRPVTGVAGPDGPAEAARRILAEMRGA; translated from the coding sequence ATGGCCGAACTTGTCATCGCGCTGGACTACCCGACCATGGACGCGGCCCTGGCCACGGCCCGCGCGCTGCGCGGCGCGGCCAATGAGGCGGACGGCGCAGGGGGCCGCCTGTGGATGAAGGTGGGGCTGGAGCTGTTCACCGCCAGCGGGCCCGAGGTGGTGGCCCGACTGAAGGACATGGGCTTTCCCGTGTTCCTGGACCTGAAGTTTCACGACATTCCCAACACGGTGCGCGGGGCGGTGCGTTCCGCCGTGGCCACCGGGGCGGACATGTGCAACATCCACCTGCCCGGCGGCGAGCGCATGTGCCGCGCGGCGGTGGAGGGCCTGGCCGAGGGCGCGGCGGCGCGCGGACACGGGGCGGCCCCGATCCTGCTGGGGGTCACCGTGCTGACCAGCGTGGCCCCGGGCGAGTTGCCCGGCGGGGCCGATCCTTCCGCAGAGGCGGCCCGCCTGGCCGTATGCGGCCGGGAGTGGGGCCTGGGCGGCGTGGTCTGTTCGGGGTACGAAGCTGCGGGCATCAAGCAGCGTTGCGGGCGCGATTTCATCTGCCTGACGCCGGGCATCCGGCCTGCCGCCCCACAGGGGAACGGTTCCGGCGGTGACGACCAGCGCCGGGTGATGACCCCGGCGGAGGCCGTGCGGGCCGGTTCCGACTATCTGGTTGTGGGCCGCCCGGTGACCGGCGTGGCAGGACCAGACGGCCCGGCGGAAGCGGCGCGGCGCATCCTGGCGGAGATGCGCGGGGCCTGA
- a CDS encoding tetratricopeptide repeat protein, whose translation MTDVTRDDPIPTAPAAHAQQGNQLGSQIGSQLGSQRGRERIKGVFSTQDVKKVGTGTTTRKTIQKGFWYAEETEKGDVEVQPLNNNYVPSGPKRRITMDELLEKFAPEPEFYVQTVFPRMRELNKTVARADRHRQKGETFSAEYEYGNALQVDDENVRANFGLGLTYLSRGETGKADDIFERLVKLEAAFDEEHKHLFNEFGINLRKNQMFDQAVSYYTRALELTRKDENLHLNMARAMLEKKNFTGTVEHVLKALEINPAIDAGIKFLQWMQAKKLVPAEQQDTVREVLARIAGGGKATAQADRDGGGA comes from the coding sequence ATGACCGACGTGACCCGCGACGACCCGATCCCCACCGCTCCGGCGGCGCATGCCCAGCAAGGCAACCAATTGGGCAGCCAAATCGGCAGCCAATTGGGCAGCCAGCGCGGCAGGGAACGCATCAAGGGCGTGTTCTCGACGCAGGACGTGAAGAAGGTGGGCACCGGCACCACCACCCGTAAGACCATCCAGAAAGGCTTCTGGTACGCCGAAGAGACCGAGAAGGGGGATGTGGAAGTCCAGCCCCTGAACAACAACTATGTTCCCTCGGGTCCCAAGCGGCGCATCACCATGGACGAGCTGCTGGAAAAGTTCGCGCCGGAGCCGGAATTCTACGTCCAGACCGTCTTTCCGCGCATGCGCGAACTGAACAAGACCGTGGCCCGCGCCGACCGCCACCGCCAGAAGGGCGAGACCTTCAGCGCCGAATACGAGTACGGCAACGCCCTGCAGGTGGACGACGAGAACGTGCGCGCCAACTTCGGGCTGGGGTTGACCTATCTTTCGCGCGGCGAGACGGGCAAGGCCGACGACATCTTCGAACGGCTGGTGAAGCTGGAGGCCGCCTTTGACGAGGAGCACAAGCACCTCTTCAACGAATTCGGCATCAACCTGCGCAAGAACCAGATGTTCGACCAGGCCGTATCCTACTACACGCGCGCCCTGGAACTGACCCGCAAGGACGAGAACCTGCACCTGAACATGGCCCGCGCCATGCTGGAGAAGAAGAACTTCACCGGCACGGTGGAGCATGTGCTGAAGGCGCTGGAAATCAATCCTGCCATCGATGCGGGCATCAAGTTCCTGCAATGGATGCAGGCCAAGAAGTTGGTGCCCGCCGAACAGCAGGACACCGTGCGCGAGGTGCTGGCCCGTATCGCCGGGGGCGGCAAGGCCACGGCACAGGCCGACAGGGACGGAGGCGGGGCGTGA
- a CDS encoding HDOD domain-containing protein has translation MSPAGGAGGGVPPDPGRTLGAAGTGGTAGTGGTGGTGGTGRLDAAQALLDELLRRPPELPYDLGLLRELFDSTRDDSKAPLSAVAGVVNKAQGLAARVLSLANSAYYGLQSEVTSVQRAVAVLGMAEIRALVLALGVSRMIDRSRLPAAFDLREYWGHQLSVAAGCRLLARRLPGCDAETCYTAGLLHDLGKLLIAAYRPDDWAAIRQHAGDRALTDSEAEELLLGLDHGVVGARLLSFWDLPMALTEPINWHHAPHLAGEHQRAALVVYVADAALRLRERLAKRDANALPGSLTDGLPGDVLIPQGLHDAASSLGVDVTAFMAEIETLLEGERIGQFVSQLA, from the coding sequence GTGAGCCCCGCCGGTGGCGCAGGGGGCGGCGTACCCCCCGACCCTGGCCGAACCTTAGGGGCCGCAGGGACTGGCGGAACCGCAGGAACTGGCGGGACTGGCGGAACTGGTGGAACTGGCAGGCTGGACGCGGCCCAGGCGCTGCTGGACGAACTGTTGCGCCGTCCGCCGGAATTGCCCTACGACCTCGGCCTGCTGCGCGAACTGTTCGATTCCACCCGCGACGATTCCAAGGCCCCCCTGTCCGCAGTGGCCGGGGTGGTCAACAAGGCGCAGGGGCTTGCCGCGCGCGTGCTGTCCCTTGCCAATTCCGCCTATTACGGCCTGCAATCGGAGGTAACCTCCGTCCAGCGGGCCGTTGCCGTTCTGGGCATGGCCGAAATCCGCGCGCTGGTGCTGGCGCTGGGCGTTTCGCGCATGATCGACCGTTCGCGCCTGCCCGCCGCGTTCGACCTGCGCGAATACTGGGGGCATCAGCTTTCCGTGGCCGCGGGGTGTCGCCTGCTGGCCCGCCGCCTGCCCGGCTGCGACGCGGAAACCTGCTACACCGCCGGGCTGCTGCACGATCTTGGCAAGCTGCTCATCGCCGCCTATCGTCCGGACGACTGGGCGGCCATCCGTCAGCATGCCGGGGACCGTGCGCTTACGGATTCCGAGGCCGAGGAACTGCTGCTGGGGCTGGACCACGGGGTGGTGGGCGCGCGTCTGCTGTCGTTCTGGGACCTGCCCATGGCCCTGACGGAACCCATCAACTGGCACCACGCACCGCATCTGGCGGGCGAGCATCAACGCGCCGCGCTGGTGGTGTACGTGGCCGATGCCGCGTTGCGCCTGCGCGAGCGGCTGGCGAAGAGGGATGCGAATGCCCTGCCTGGCAGCCTGACGGATGGCTTGCCCGGCGATGTGCTGATTCCACAGGGGCTGCACGACGCGGCCAGTTCGCTGGGGGTTGACGTGACGGCCTTCATGGCGGAAATCGAAACCCTGCTCGAAGGCGAGCGGATAGGACAGTTCGTGTCGCAGCTGGCGTAA
- the recJ gene encoding single-stranded-DNA-specific exonuclease RecJ: protein MTRNWIFRPEPEAATPPFTAWAERLEVSELIVRLLWRRGVGAVDDMALYLSPNLRHLAPLAEWPGLEQAASTLTDGLLAGLPFAVWGDYDVDGVTSTALVKGVLAQHGMAAAHHIPDRREEGYGLNVAWVERLAEQGVRLLLTVDCGISDVEPVRRARELGMTVVVSDHHMPPEGLPDANAICNPRLAECPCPALAGVGVSFLVMAAVNAALAERTGKKADMRDFLDLVALGTLADVVNLHGQNRILVKNGLLKIAEARRPGMAALKTVSGYNPTAAIGAGQVVFGLAPRINAAGRMGKAELALQLLLTDDHAEAARLAQELDAENARRRAEEDRILDAAKKQAEGQLNRMGLVLHGDDWHPGVIGIVASRIVDEFYRPTLILSSDGQSMKGSGRSVAEFDLHAGLTRCADLFTAFGGHHQAAGMSMPASHVDTLRERFDAVVRAELGDTPLTPRLKLDGELGFALAGDFTLLKELEMLQPFGTGNAEPVFASPPVLVRDLRRFGPTRDHVELQLTDESCGITLRAKAWRQSGQFPDSLRGTRVRLAYTPRIDRYNGAASVDLRIKDWKRE, encoded by the coding sequence GTGACCCGCAACTGGATATTCCGCCCGGAGCCGGAGGCGGCAACACCGCCATTCACGGCATGGGCAGAGCGGCTGGAAGTATCGGAACTCATCGTGCGATTGCTGTGGCGGCGCGGGGTGGGGGCCGTGGACGACATGGCCCTGTACCTTTCGCCCAACCTGCGGCATCTGGCCCCGCTGGCCGAATGGCCGGGGCTGGAGCAGGCGGCCAGCACCCTGACGGATGGCCTGCTGGCCGGGCTGCCCTTTGCCGTGTGGGGCGACTATGACGTGGACGGGGTGACCTCCACGGCGCTGGTCAAGGGCGTGCTGGCGCAGCATGGCATGGCGGCGGCGCATCACATCCCGGACCGGCGCGAGGAAGGCTACGGCCTGAACGTGGCGTGGGTGGAGCGGCTGGCGGAGCAGGGCGTGCGTCTGTTGCTGACCGTGGACTGCGGCATCTCGGACGTGGAACCGGTGCGCCGGGCGCGCGAACTGGGCATGACGGTGGTGGTGTCCGACCATCACATGCCGCCCGAGGGGCTGCCCGATGCCAACGCCATCTGCAACCCGCGTCTGGCGGAATGCCCGTGCCCGGCCCTGGCCGGGGTGGGGGTTAGCTTTCTGGTCATGGCGGCGGTGAACGCGGCCCTGGCCGAGCGCACCGGCAAGAAGGCCGACATGCGCGACTTTCTCGACCTGGTGGCGCTGGGCACGCTGGCCGACGTGGTGAACCTGCACGGGCAGAACCGCATCCTGGTCAAGAACGGCCTGCTGAAGATAGCGGAGGCCCGGCGCCCCGGCATGGCCGCGCTGAAGACCGTGAGCGGGTACAATCCCACGGCGGCCATCGGCGCGGGGCAGGTGGTGTTCGGCCTTGCGCCTCGCATCAACGCGGCGGGGCGCATGGGCAAGGCGGAATTGGCCCTGCAACTGCTGCTGACCGACGACCACGCCGAGGCGGCCCGGCTGGCCCAGGAACTGGACGCGGAAAACGCCCGCCGCCGGGCCGAGGAAGACCGCATCCTCGACGCCGCGAAAAAGCAGGCCGAAGGGCAGCTGAATCGCATGGGCCTTGTGCTGCACGGCGATGACTGGCACCCCGGGGTCATCGGCATCGTGGCATCGCGCATCGTGGACGAATTCTACCGGCCCACGCTGATCCTGAGCAGCGACGGCCAATCCATGAAGGGGTCGGGCCGTTCGGTGGCGGAATTCGACCTGCACGCCGGGCTGACCCGCTGCGCCGACCTGTTCACCGCGTTCGGGGGGCACCATCAGGCGGCGGGCATGAGCATGCCTGCCAGCCATGTGGATACCCTGCGCGAACGCTTCGACGCCGTGGTGCGGGCGGAACTGGGCGACACCCCCCTGACCCCGCGCCTGAAGCTGGATGGCGAGTTGGGCTTTGCACTGGCAGGCGATTTCACCCTGCTGAAGGAACTGGAAATGCTCCAGCCGTTCGGCACGGGCAACGCCGAGCCGGTGTTCGCCTCTCCGCCGGTGCTGGTGCGCGACCTGCGCCGCTTCGGCCCCACGCGCGACCACGTGGAACTGCAACTGACCGACGAGAGTTGCGGCATCACCCTGCGGGCCAAGGCATGGCGCCAGTCCGGCCAGTTTCCGGACAGTCTGCGCGGCACGCGGGTGCGCCTGGCCTATACCCCGCGCATCGACCGCTACAACGGTGCGGCATCGGTGGATTTGCGCATCAAGGACTGGAAGCGCGAGTAG
- a CDS encoding DUF2062 domain-containing protein, with product MKETQHPQDGGTAPSDADSAGNGALGPRRNGRSAPERLWRAVRLHRLRLVRLPSTPHRIALGVGLGMLIGSIPLIPSQMLLAGVVAWLLRASPTAAVIATLYSNPVTFGPLYAIFFAIGSFLLPNMHVALPDDLANLTSLLAMGWDVYLVLCAGGVVFGAVAGVAAYVATHRMVAAYQQRRVRWRTGARNAPPVQPGCAPSEEGDGCEQNGAANGGAVADDRDDGHGGDGGHGVQR from the coding sequence ATGAAAGAAACGCAGCACCCGCAGGATGGCGGCACGGCCCCATCCGACGCAGACAGTGCCGGAAATGGCGCCCTCGGCCCGCGCCGTAACGGTCGTTCCGCGCCGGAACGCCTGTGGCGGGCCGTGCGGCTGCACCGGCTGCGGCTGGTGCGCCTGCCGTCCACACCGCATCGCATCGCGCTGGGCGTGGGCCTTGGCATGCTCATCGGGTCCATTCCGCTGATTCCCTCGCAGATGCTGCTGGCGGGCGTGGTGGCCTGGCTGCTGCGGGCCAGCCCCACGGCGGCGGTCATCGCCACGCTGTATTCCAACCCCGTGACCTTCGGCCCACTGTACGCCATTTTTTTCGCCATCGGCTCGTTTCTGCTGCCGAACATGCATGTGGCGCTGCCCGACGATCTCGCCAACCTCACCTCGCTGCTGGCCATGGGCTGGGACGTGTATCTGGTGCTGTGCGCTGGCGGGGTGGTGTTTGGCGCGGTGGCCGGGGTGGCGGCCTACGTGGCAACGCATCGCATGGTGGCGGCGTACCAGCAGCGTCGGGTGCGCTGGCGCACCGGGGCCAGAAACGCACCGCCGGTGCAGCCGGGCTGCGCACCGTCCGAAGAGGGTGACGGGTGCGAACAGAATGGCGCCGCCAATGGCGGCGCGGTGGCGGACGATCGTGACGACGGGCACGGGGGGGATGGGGGGCACGGCGTGCAGCGATAG